A genomic stretch from Methylorubrum extorquens includes:
- a CDS encoding protein of unknown function, putative exported protein, putative TonB family C-terminal domain (Evidence 5 : Unknown function; Product type t : transporter) — MKLKLAAACLLATIAFQAKAQSGCGEGGRNAFREYKDKLQPMISARVRSVRSNASIERINIVSLSIRKDGVVMSSEIAKSSGSPQFDAKLLSMFPAGLQLPPLPACYKPNFISLMFPIRFRLGHPL; from the coding sequence ATGAAGCTGAAGCTGGCGGCGGCCTGCCTTCTGGCCACGATTGCCTTTCAAGCCAAGGCGCAATCCGGTTGCGGCGAAGGCGGACGCAACGCGTTTCGGGAATACAAGGACAAGCTTCAGCCGATGATCTCCGCACGCGTCAGATCGGTGCGGAGCAACGCCTCCATTGAGAGGATCAACATCGTCTCGCTGTCGATCAGAAAAGATGGTGTCGTGATGTCATCAGAAATTGCGAAATCCTCGGGATCACCCCAGTTTGACGCAAAGTTACTCAGTATGTTCCCGGCCGGCCTGCAGCTTCCACCGCTGCCGGCCTGTTACAAGCCCAATTTTATCAGCTTGATGTTTCCCATACGATTTCGCCTGGGCCACCCGCTCTGA
- a CDS encoding conserved protein of unknown function (Evidence 4 : Unknown function but conserved in other organisms), with protein sequence MAIDRTRRPSDPRQAAEAAFRAVTTRKAPDEAAPAPPRAPLIPGTRETVSLRIDRAVLEHYQKDGPGWQDRINAALKAAAGL encoded by the coding sequence ATGGCCATCGACCGTACCCGCCGCCCGAGCGACCCGCGCCAAGCCGCCGAAGCCGCCTTCCGCGCGGTGACGACGCGCAAAGCCCCCGATGAGGCCGCGCCGGCACCGCCCAGGGCGCCGCTGATTCCCGGCACGCGCGAGACGGTGTCCCTGCGCATCGACCGGGCCGTGCTGGAGCACTACCAGAAGGACGGCCCTGGCTGGCAGGACCGCATCAACGCCGCCCTCAAGGCCGCCGCAGGTCTTTGA
- the modB gene encoding molybdate transporter subunit; membrane component of ABC superfamily (Evidence 2a : Function from experimental evidences in other organisms; PubMedId : 3553151, 7665460, 8564363; Product type t : transporter) — protein sequence MSRRWRAYRWACCWRGCWRGGASPGHALLDGLVHLPLILPPVVTGYLLLLAFGRRGVFGAWLAEIGIVFSFRWTGAALACAVMGLPLMVRAMRLSIEAVDRKLEQAAATLGAAPPLVFLSVTLPLSLPGILAGAVLAFAKAMGEFGATITFVSNIPGETQTLPSAIYTLTQVPGGEAGALRLTLISVAVSMLALVASEGLARRMSRRIGAGR from the coding sequence TTGTCGCGACGCTGGCGAGCCTACCGCTGGGCCTGTTGCTGGCGTGGCTGCTGGCGCGGCGGCGCTTCCCCCGGCCATGCCCTGCTCGACGGGCTCGTCCACCTGCCGCTGATCCTGCCGCCGGTGGTGACGGGTTATCTGCTGCTGCTCGCCTTCGGCCGGCGCGGCGTGTTCGGCGCGTGGCTCGCCGAGATCGGCATCGTGTTCTCGTTCCGTTGGACCGGTGCGGCGCTCGCCTGCGCGGTGATGGGCCTGCCGCTGATGGTGCGGGCGATGCGCCTGTCGATCGAAGCGGTGGACCGCAAGTTGGAACAGGCGGCGGCGACGCTCGGCGCCGCGCCGCCGCTGGTGTTCCTGAGCGTGACCCTGCCGCTCAGCCTGCCCGGCATCCTCGCGGGCGCGGTGCTCGCCTTCGCCAAGGCGATGGGCGAGTTCGGCGCGACCATCACCTTCGTCTCCAACATCCCCGGCGAGACCCAGACCCTGCCCTCGGCGATCTACACACTGACCCAGGTGCCGGGCGGGGAGGCGGGGGCTTTGCGCCTCACCCTGATCTCGGTCGCGGTCTCGATGCTGGCGCTCGTCGCCTCCGAGGGGCTGGCGCGGCGGATGAGCCGGCGGATCGGGGCGGGGCGGTAG
- a CDS encoding conserved protein of unknown function (Evidence 4 : Unknown function but conserved in other organisms), whose protein sequence is MSDDIDAKTRAAERAERAERMAREGQQAMAEHLAAVKAVDERTVRLRALRLAKEAEEAAERAANPPAPKRGRKKATA, encoded by the coding sequence ATGAGCGACGATATCGACGCCAAGACCCGCGCCGCCGAGCGCGCGGAACGGGCCGAGCGTATGGCCCGCGAAGGGCAGCAGGCCATGGCTGAGCATCTGGCCGCGGTCAAAGCAGTGGACGAGCGCACCGTGCGCCTGCGGGCCCTGCGGCTCGCCAAGGAGGCGGAGGAGGCTGCGGAGCGCGCCGCCAACCCGCCCGCGCCCAAGCGCGGCCGCAAGAAAGCGACGGCCTGA